A portion of the Lampris incognitus isolate fLamInc1 chromosome 9, fLamInc1.hap2, whole genome shotgun sequence genome contains these proteins:
- the cdca3 gene encoding cell division cycle-associated protein 3 encodes MGSSESKVAVLSGTKTETGQRVRNEPINRLMDPRSPSSGIDRTPIQVGGPVSKTSVNMKSECALPSGDPRSPTVGIARTPIRDAMRVTVDSLARRLSVFFHGEIPDEAALPTHRTPKRFNLNVEEVIFEEELDSTEPLLTPQPSQTPVSLAEQNNLVNTVSSSLQGLGDSSPFVLLEEAQIEVGAEVDLVLDEAEEATESPLHKRFSMSLITCHEGTAPSQIFAEVHNDSHLSLVPTADGKSFGEGTDRSCGLPSVTSAPECPTPVQISVPDITDVVVPVSSEQPEETFQSSPSAQEPAEVQDSPGSPTLSTSEPPTVPSPVLSPEPPQPCTGIRCPTLETKSPSQVVFKPQWLGKGFGTTGLRARGVQARGGKGGSSPLAVRVAVKNIANENKGQSGKMKQKGNGLAEGRSPLQILKKTNSPREKPSQMKLKSSTQDGQRLEQMERRVLTVAMDKENR; translated from the exons ATGGGATCAAGCGAGAGCAAAGTGGCCGTTCTCTCCGGGACCAAAACGGAAACTGGCCAGCGCGTCAGAAACGAGCCAATCAACCGGTTAATGGATCCACGCTCTCCCTCATCCGGCATCGACCGGACACCTATTCAG GTCGGAGGACCTGTTTCCAAAACATCAGTTAACATGAAGAGTGAATGTGCGCTTCCTTCTGGTGACCCCAGGTCACCAACAGTTGGTATTGCCCGCACCCCTATCAGAGATGCAATGAGAG TAACCGTAGACTCCCTCGCTCGTCGCTTGAGTGTGTTTTTCCATGGTGAAATTCCGGACGAAGCCGCTCTGCCTACCCACAGGACACCAAAACGCTTCAATTTAAATGTGGAGGAGGTCATTTTTGAAGAGGAGCTGGATTCCACTGAACCCCTTCTCACTCCTCAGCCATCCCAGACCCCTGTTTCCCTGGCAGAGCAAAATAATCTGGTCAATACTGTTTCCTCATCACTCCAGGGGTTGGGTGACTCTAGTCCCTTTGTACTCCTTGAGGAAGCCCAGATTGAAGTGGGGGCTGAAGTAGATCTCGTGCTGGATGAGGCAGAGGAGGCTACAGAGTCCCCTCTTCACAAGAGATTCAGTATGAGCCTGATAACTTGCCATGAAGGAACAGCTCCGTCCCAGATATTTGCTGAGGTCCACAATGACAGTCACTTGTCCCTAGTACCTACTGCAGATGGCAAGTCGTTTGGGGAAGGAACCGATCGGTCTTGTGGCCTTCCGTCTGTCACCTCTGCCCCAGAATGCCCTACCCCTGTCCAAATTTCTGTACCAGATATTACAGATGTTGTGGTTCCAGTTTCCTCAGAGCAGCCAGAGGAAACGTTTCAGAGTTCACCATCAGCACAAGAGCCAGCAGAGGTGCAGGATTCTCCTGGGTCTCCTACACTTTCTACTTCCGAGCCTCCAACTGTCCCTAGTCCAGTCCTGAGCCCGGAGCCACCTCAGCCATGCACTGGCATCCGCTGCCCCACCCTTGAAACAAAAAGTCCCAGTCAGGTGGTATTCAAGCCACAGTGGCTAGGAAAGGGCTTTGGCACCACAGGGCTGAGAGCCAGAGGAGTACAGGCACGTGGAGGAAAAGGAGGCTCCTCTCCTCTCGCTGTCCGGGTGGCTGTCAAGAACATCGCCAATGAAAACAAAGGACAATCTGGCAAAATGAAGCAGAAAG GCAACGGATTGGCTGAAGGTCGCTCGCCACTACAGATTCTTAAAAAGACTAACTCGCCTAGGGAGAAACCCTCTCAG ATGAAACTGAAGAGCTCCACCCAAGATGGACAGAGGCTTGAACAGATGGAACGTAGGGTCCTGACCGTGGCTATGGATAAAGAGAATAGATAG